The Lepeophtheirus salmonis unplaced genomic scaffold, UVic_Lsal_1.4 unplaced_scaffold_8383_pilon, whole genome shotgun sequence DNA segment aattgatatgacGTAACGTAAATAAATCTTATGTAGCATACATAAGTTATGTTACATAATTATGAGGCTTTTTCGCTTCTTTTCCATCTAATGGCAGCGCTTATGATTATGAGTTATACTGCCCTGTTATTCCTCGTGAATTAGGGAATACAAATATgtcattttatgtataaatttaccttatgtatgtaaaatggttcctttaatttttgaaaactgtTGCAACATGAGTTGAATTATTATCCAAGATAGTTTAAATACCTTGTTATTATCAATGTATTGTATGTTGTCGTGGGTGTTAATAATGATATCCTCTTTTTAGTAGCGATGTTGTAATTAAAGTACAAGTATATaaagtgtatgtatgtatataaatcttAGTGTAGCAGCTAGGTCGTCTCcaggtacaaaaatattcaggaaggatattaaaaaaatatggttcagATGGACAGATATTTGGCAATAAAAATCGACAATTAGTTCAAGAGGCTTATTTAAATTTGCATGAATGGTAAGTATTTGGTGtcataaatttcttattttgtcatttcataatttttattgatacattaattaatattattataccttCTTTTATAAACTATCTGTCATGATTCAAGAGTCATTATGCAACTACACGAATAAGCTGATTTGTGATGTGTTCTTGCTAAAGTTGCTAATGAGGAAAGCTTTCCGAAAGTTCCCATGGAAACTTTGATTCGGGAATTTTCAAATAAGTAGGTTATGTGATTATGAAATGCTCCGTATCTATTTAAAGCCAGGACAATACTTAGGATTTTTTCCGACTATTAGATACTGTGATTCTTACTACACTGAAGATTCCTTCTCTTTCGACCTCCATTTCCTCTATCACAAATACATCTTAATATccataattatagaaaaagattaattttcttattatacttattttaattataacttcagCCCAATAAATCTGTTATTTGTGCGCTGCCTCTGTGCATACACCTTAGGGGCTGCGAAAGAGGGGAGGAAGGGTCTTAACTTTTTTCAGTTAAATATTTAGATAGTAGCGGGTTATCAGGGACAGTAGGAATAATATTCCACCCcacttacttttttataaatatttatattgtaaagaacaaaatttattttatgggtCAGTTATGAATTTTCCTTCACATGACTgtaccaaaattatttttacagaatacatagatttttaatttcacaCAAAGTATAGCCAGTTTTAAACCATTTTCTAACGAACTTCCGAAATTAATGCCCAAACatctttatttgttattttcggTAGCTACAGGTTTTTAactaaattctaaatatatctGTTCATATTTGAGATTGAGATGACTAATAACAATAAGTACACATAGAATATAAGAGCCAATAACGcagtatattcaattatattcaacaaTGCAactattttgtaacatttttgatatcttgtcgatgatttttttttttttatgtactaatatgttaaaaaaaatgtctccagccttcaacattaaaaattccaagtttaacactttttttagtcaaaaattcCAATTATTTCCCGTTAATTCTCCAAAATTCCCATGTAAAGTTTTCATGTTTGAAAATTCCCGGAATTTTGCAACCCTAGTCCatactataaaattttagatcTAGTAATTTCTAGATTTTTTACGTAATCCGTCTTCTCTATTCCTGGTGCAAGACATTATTGACCAATGcattaaacttaaatatatatgtctcTGCGAgacatatttaactatttttattatttatttatgatcaaCTAACGAGTTATCCAAAAATACCTTCTAAGATATTGAGTTATACATTTTGTACTATAAAAACTCAAAGTTAAAGTGaattctaaatattaagaataaatgtatatttacatgAGATGAATTTTCTCTCTCTGCTGTAACCTGCTTAGTTTATCATCAACATTATGTTTTTGATGAACAGAAAACCGTTTATTCTTCCAGGTTGTTAGGGAAATATGCGTTCCTCATTATATCATTTTGGGCGTAGACTTTTAagtttccaaatttaatttactttcctGGAATTGAATATTGacgtttattattttgtattccgtttttatttaaagttaatgTTAAGTTATTCACTCATTAACTGTATTCATTGACACTTTGGGATTAGTGGTTACTcagataatatttgttttttatttttattgtgtaaCACAGTAACATAGCCTATCTACTAACTAGGGATATCcctattttattatgtatatatatattatttttttaatatcataaaataaaattaacttccTATTATGAATTAAGAAGTGTTGGATATTAATGACACgagtaatatttttgataggtgtttttatataatcttaACACCTGataggaaaaaattaacaaatgttattaatatttattttcaatgtttatagAGTTTATTGTTGTGGATgagtataattttcttaattatggatttcttattaattgtatatatctttatatattagaGTATGGAAAAAAGCTTGATATGAACACTATCGTTCAGTTGATAGTTGACATCAGTGTCGGAGGAATAAACAAAAGTGATATATCAGAAGGGGATCCATCTGCTGGCATCATGTCCCTCTATCACATCGTTTTAAGGAAACACTTTTTGGAATTACGTTAGgtgttatttttcttctttatggCTTTTTGAGACACTCTCCACCGAAGTCACATTCCAATATTAAGAATGCCTATCTCAAATGGGTGACATTTACTCTGTATGTTATCTTCATCGTAGAGATAGGTTATAAAATTGTATCGAAACAAGTCATATTCCTATGGATGCCATGCCATCTCATCACTATAtgtcaaatttatcttttaacttCACTTTTGCTAGGTAATTTTAGAGTTGTTTCATATCGATcgataattagttattattattttcgcatttaaggaaaagaaactttgtataatgaatatatatttcgtatTATGCTTCATTTTCTACATGGACCTTTTACGGCCTTACTTTTTCCTGTAACAGATTGTCTTCGCTTGCCATATGAAGTAGAAGTCTATTGGattcaacattttttcattctttgtttgACTCCTCTTTATCTCATGAAGTACCACTTCAATTTGTCTAATCCCGGTGAATTTTCCTGGTCTTGGTCCTATTTAAGTTATGGCATATGGATGCTAATACATTGGATAATACTTCATGGAATATCCTTAATTACTAGTGCTAACGTAGGATCTATGTTATGCCCAGCGAGTTCAGACCCATTTGCTGGGAAGCATTATAGACTTTACGGCATTTGTCACcagttattttgtattattttaataggaCAAATTTGGTCCTGCTttgagtcatattttttacgtccttttacaatacaaaaatttgaatgaaatttatcAATTCTACATTTGCTTTTGAAAATTTACcgatttaatttgaattatttatttagtaatctGTTATACTACatattgaacaaatttttattgcTTTGTTCACGATTGAGGTAAgtattcaattataatcttaatatattgttatatttagatACTACTTAGTAATATTCTAGAATATTTGTAATCCTATAAACCATTTTAACTACTAGAAACAatgctatttttgttttttataggcttaattatgaaataaattatatcttagccaaaagaaaaaataaacaagatctTAAAAGACATATTATAAAGAgtgcatattttaataaattaagtattaatattttcaaagtttaatgGCTCAAATGTCAGAATTGAATTAAGCTACATatccaaaatttcaaatctgaactttatattataatataagaaacTTAAAAAGTCCATATTGTTAGACGAAGATAATTCAAATATctcaagtaataattaattatagttacaAACAATCGAGTAAAAGCAATACATACAttgttttggtttcttttaaaaagttatttacatgcaatattattttttgaagtaaatttcaTGACAATGTCAGTTTTTTAAGCTTAACATTTTTCAATCCCAAGGTGCAAATTGACTTCTTTAAAGTAAATAACCATTGTGAAAAgagtataaaaatttaaaaaatctttttatttgtgacatccaaattcaatcaaattttttgaaccaaaatgtaattgaaaagcAACCTCCGTCATATAATATAATCgaattatagtaataataaagtgATATCTTTAATCTAATccgtaattgaaaaaaaaataaaatatttttcttccgaTATCCAAATTAATCAAACATGATTTTgcagatttataaaatttaaatagccTCGAGAATGTAGTAATTAGATTACAAACCAGATTTCGTTTATAATTCGAGTGGAACCCACCTGCTGCTTGTACTGTAGTGCCTGAACCATAGCACTACATTAAtaccttattttaataaattataatttgtaagattaaatttttcaaaaacctgAATTATTTCTACTTTAATGaatttttccatgtttttattttttaccattttgaGTCAGATAGAACTTATTCATTGTACATGTATAACTTTCtgtaaaatttgtcaaaagttTTTAACTACTGAAACGAAAATGCACTCAAATATGTACATCAAATTAGTCATCTAacataagttattaatatttaggacATCAAATTGGTGATCTATCAAAAGTTTTCAGTATTTACGAGAACCATATGGAGTTTAAGTAATACGAACAATGAgtgttattatttcttttaaaagttatttacttacAATAAGAGATTTATAggattatcttttaaaatgtttcttttagtgtatattgttataatatagGTAGTTAATGTGGATAAAATACAcaatcatataaaaatgattttattactaATAGTCAATTCTAGGGGCATTTACGATCCACCTGTACTTTTCCTGATTCCTGATATTCAGCTTTTGAAATCCACATTTGCTGAAAAGACCCAAGAGAGGCTAGAATTGAGCCTCCAATCCAAGATCCATACCGTCTTTCTTGATTTCCGTTCGCTGAAATAAGTTTTAATCTCATATTAGTTGGTGTCTTTTGAGACAAGTCTCGGTTAAGACGATCCGTGAATCCAGACAAAGAGAGTTGCCTCCTGTGACAATAACAGATCCGTACAACGCAGGTCTTAAGTCGATATCGCACATACCTAATTGTAACAGGAATGAGTAAACATCTAAAATAAAGAGATCGAACATAACCTTACCAACTGATGTGGTGACTACATGGGCAGGGCTCAGCATAGATGCAGCTTGAGGAGCTCTAATAATAGAGGGGTCAAAAAGGGCTTCagggattttaaatctttcaGACTCATATTCGTCGTTATATCCATTGGGGAATTCATAACTTTGATGAGGAATAGTTGAAATCGTTTCTTCGTCATATGAGCAATCAGATACTTGTAAGACGGAGGTTTGGAAATCTTGTATTACATTTCTACACATATAATTGTGCCAAGACATAGTAACGTCcggaatattcttttttttcgtcCATTTAGGAGGATCTCCCTCTTTTACTTCTTCTTTACTAGCAATAATGTATGGTGGAATTATTTCTACATTACGTTCATCAAGAAATTGTTTGCACTGAGACGTAAGAAAATCTCCTGCAAGAGGGGATTTAACAATAGCTTGTTGTAAAACGTATCCATCATGAACAGGGATCGCTGAAGTATGTGTTGCTCCTGAATCAAGAACCAGTCCACTTGATCTCCCATTTGCAAAAGCAgctaaaatagcattttttgcGAGGAAAAATGCAGGAATGTTATATTTCTCAAACATGATTTCAGTGAGTTTTTCTCTTCTTGCTTTTTGATTCCAAGGAGCCTCTGAAAAAAGAACTGGATGTTCTTCagcttttgattttataatttgagaGTAGGAATAATTCATAAGCTCCTCAAACACCTCCCAATTGTCTATCATTCCATCTTTCATGAACGTACTGATTTCCATTCCCTTCTTGGGATAGTGAAGACTGCAGGTATCAATATAATATCGCAGTTTCCCATTTTTACCAGTATTCAATCTAGGTTTCGTGTCGGTTCCATCgatctaaaaatgaaatcaattgaaCCCGTCCGAATGATAAAGAATCCTTCATAATAATAACTTACTTCCATGGACTCTTGAGATACTTCTTTTCATGCTCCGGAGCAACACCAACGAAAGAAGGGATTTCTGCCTTCGGACAATCCTCTCCAGCATAACCAACTCGAAAAGAGAAGTGACCAGGGTCGAAAACCAATGCTCCTACTTCGTCTCCACCATATACTCCGCCAGACATTCCGTTATCAAAGGTTTCTACGACCAAAGAGACTGAaagtttaaaacaattaatcaCCGGTTGAAACAatttcaataatacaaaaaaataaacaagaaagaaaatatataataacaataaacgCGCCTATAGCGAGTGATTACACCGTATAGCTGAAAATAgctattatagtttttttctttattaaaaaaaaatacatttcagaGCGTTATCACGTGATGTTTATATATagagagtaaaataaatatctaaaataaatgtaatgacTGTGAGTTCCATAGAGTAGGTAGGTTACAAACCTAGAGGGAGTCACAATAAAATTGTTATACATACTTTTAGTggtttttctaagaaaaaaatgtgcatTTCTTTTGTCGCTAATTACTCtgcgaaatttaattttttttcggatAACTATTCTTCATGAACTAAGCTACAACTCTGTGTggattattattcttttcaataTCTCTAACACattaaaaatcaactttttaaaagttaattttcgtCACCTTTCTGAGATCTCCAGTTACTTAATTTAAAGTATTCCTTGATGAGTTATATAAATTTCGGGAGTGGTACATGCTATAAGTGCGCAACATCATCTGtgttataattaacattttaagaaGAGGAGATTCATAGTCGACatgaacaattaatttatttttataattaataatcgtTCCCTTTTTATTCATAAGTCATGTAGTATAACGCTTATGTCCACTAAAACAtcttaatttcaatattttttatttaaattaacactaagaagtattatttataactatgcatgatatataattaatcttcaATAAAGACTTACATATAATCCCAGtacaataaattgataaaataatgaattttagtTGATTAATTTACATGATGAACTTAAAGACCATTTTTGAATGAGTATCTcatgatgttataataaatatctcaaGGGATTTTCGGAGAAATCTTAATTACATGCGGTGAAATAGAGTCTTGggtgtaaaaattaaatattaaaatatattaattatgttttgcaGTGATAATGCATTCGTCGAGTAACTCATTGATCCTCCACATATTTTAATTACGTCGAGTACAAACTACAAAGTTGCATTGTCTACGTTATCTCTAATCTTGGCGCAAGAGTAATGGAtagattaaaacaaatatatatataaaatgttatttagttaatacattatttaaacataGAAAATCTTAAAATTGTATATCAAATCTTATCAAAatgcttatataaaatttatacttcATACTCGAAGAGATGtagaatttgataaaaattaagatataaaagAGGGCATGCGTAGTAAATCCATTTTTACTACCCATcgttaaaatatatgatactcCATCGTATTTATTATCACGCAAGACTTAATTaacctattaaatattaactttttatattatttactctatttaaaagttgaaataattattattttctaatgaaacattatgaTAATTTGGTGGCGATACACACAAATAACGAGGGACTAgctatgtattaaaaagaataacataaattaaaattacccAAAATTGactacaattattatttcttttaataaaatgtcatttacCCTACAGTTATACATTTATTGTTGGTTCCATTCAGATACTTATAGATAGAAATCATTACGATCTATATTGTTAAGATTATcttgtttattataaaaacatttaaatataagctTATATCGATAATTACTTTGCgaattatatacttttgtaaatttgttttccagttgaatattattcatattgtaaaaaaaaaaaaataaaaaaaatagtaggtAAGATTTAAGGACTGTCTTGTGCGCttaaaaaagcagaaaaattAACTACatgaaaaatgtcatttttgctTAAAATCTACACCTCGTTCAAAAAACCTCGTAAATACATGTCCCCCAAAGACAATGGTtccaaaacttcttttttttccaaggaAACTAAATTCAGGGGCATCCCCAGGGTGGACTAGAACTTAATCTCTTTGTAAAAGTATTTGGAGTTAAAATcgttctaatattttttaaatcgacTTTTCAAAATTAGTCTTTTAAGAAAAGGTGGTTTATTGTcaacttttgaatatttctgGTTGGTTATCTACAGTAGGATGtggcaaattttattattttgtatattaacataagaaatttcatcaaattcgatcaacttcttaaataaataatggactTTTCAAAACATTGCTTTTATAATAATCAACtgtagaatataattgaaattatatataataataattaaaatgttttccattaaaattaattaatgctaCAATGTTAATCagcttattatatttcttaattttgtgtttgttttattaaataagtatatttttaattaatgaatatttatttatttctgtatagaTTAATAACATATTGAAAAATGTCTCCATATAAGAAAAAACGAAACATCGAAAAATATTCGTTCATACACTCACACTAGAATTTATTCTTCAACATTTCGATAAACTTCAAAATTCCTgtaaaaacttacaaaatggACACATTCTTTACATGTATACTACATCTGGAGAATATAATAAACTCAAAACAGCAACGAAATTGaaggaattttgttttcaaatattccatagacgatgattttaatttttataataatatcaggCAAATTGTT contains these protein-coding regions:
- the LOC121131715 gene encoding LOW QUALITY PROTEIN: transmembrane protein 164 (The sequence of the model RefSeq protein was modified relative to this genomic sequence to represent the inferred CDS: inserted 1 base in 1 codon); translated protein: MKYGKKLDMNTIVQLIVDISVGGINKSDISEXGSICWHHVPLSHRFKETLFGITLGVIFLLYGFLRHSPPKSHSNIKNAYLKWVTFTLYVIFIVEIGYKIVSKQVIFLWMPCHLITICQIYLLTSLLLGKETLYNEYIFRIMLHFLHGPFTALLFPVTDCLRLPYEVEVYWIQHFFILCLTPLYLMKYHFNLSNPGEFSWSWSYLSYGIWMLIHWIILHGISLITSANVGSMLCPASSDPFAGKHYRLYGICHQLFCIILIGQIWSCFESYFLRPFTIQKFE
- the LOC121131714 gene encoding LOW QUALITY PROTEIN: actin-like protein 6A (The sequence of the model RefSeq protein was modified relative to this genomic sequence to represent the inferred CDS: inserted 2 bases in 2 codons) → MSGGVYGGDEVGALVFDPGHFSFRVGYAGEDCPKAEIPSFVGVAPEHXKEVSQESMEIDGTDTKPRLNTGKNGKLRYYIDTCSLHYPKKGMEISTFMKDGMIDNWEVFEELMNYSYSQIIKSKAEEHPVLFSEAPWNQKARREKLTEIMFEKYNIPAFFLAKNAILAAFANGRSSGLVLDSGATHTSAIPVHDGYVLQQAIVKSPLAGDFLTSQCKQFLDERNVEIIPPYIIASKEEVKEGDPPKWTKKKNIPDVTMSWHNYMCRNVIQDFQTSVLQVSDCSYDEETISTIPHQSYEFPNGYNDEYESERFKIPEALFDPSIIRAPQAASMLSPAHVVTTSVGMCDIDLRPALYGSVIVTGGNSXLSGFTDRLNRDLSQKTPTNMRLKLISANGNQERRYGSWIGGSILASLGSFQQMWISKAEYQESGKVQVDRKCP